The Peromyscus leucopus breed LL Stock chromosome 4, UCI_PerLeu_2.1, whole genome shotgun sequence genome segment TTTTCTCAGATAAGCATCGACAACTTGACAATTTCAACCAAAATGGTAGGAGTAGGCACTGCTTCCCAACCAAGTGgctcgttttgttttgttttgagaagagAGACATGAAAACGAACGTGGTCACAGCTACGCTATCTGGGTTGAAGCTGGGGGTTCTGGCCCCCTTAGACATATGTTCTGAACGCCCATACTCACTCTCAGTTCTTCGAAGGCCTCATCTAGCGTGGACAGCTGGTGGCCCCGGTGAGCCCCAATGACTGGGCACAGGACACAGATGAGCTGCCTATCTTGCTGGCAGTAGGTGCTCAGATCCAGCCCATGGTCCGGACACTTCCTCTTGGCCACTCTCTCCGCCTCCATCTCTATTTCGGGGTCAAACTcgctttctgcctcagtttctccttctgcctcGGATTCTCCTTCTTGGTTGTCTTCCTCCGCCTCGCTCTCCTGGtcatcctccatctcttcctcgcTGTCTTCTTCGCTCTCCTCCTCGCTCTCGTCCTCGCTGTCTTCCTCGGTCTCGCTCTCCTCCTCTTCCGACTCACcgctgtcctcctcctcctctgactcGCTCTCTTCTTCGCCCACCTCGCTCtctacctctccctctccctcggGCTCCCCTTTGGCCTCGACGGCGTCTTCGGGGGCCGCGCCGTCGTCCTCGCGGGCGGCCGCCGGGGCCCAGGCCGGGGCGCCATGGACGTACTCGGCCAGGCGGTGGCTGAGGAACTTCTGGCGGTGCGCGTCGGCGTGGCGGCGGCAGTAGCAGAAGCCGCAGTCGCGGCACACCTCCTCCGCCCCGGGCGCCTCGTCGGGCTCGCACTCGTCACACGTGCCGTCGGAGGCAGCTCCTCGCAGGCCGCGCCCACTCCGGAGGCCATGTGGCTGCAGGGACGCGGCCGAGGCCTAGCGGCTGACGTGCTCTCCGCCTTCACCGCGGAGCCTCCTCACGCAGGCCCGCCTCCCCCGGGGGACTGACCGCCCGCCCGGCCGCCGGCCGCCCGCCCCGCTCGGCAGCCCCgagccgcgccgcgccgcgccgcgccgcctCCGGACAGCTGAGGCCTTGGGGCCGGCCCGCCAGCCGACAGCGCTGGGCCCGGCGCCCGCTCGGCCTCTCCGCTGTGCGCCGCGCTGCGCCTCGTCCCTCTCGCGCCACTTCCGGCTGGGCGGCCCGCGCCCCGTCGGCCCCCGCGCCCCGGTCGGCCCCCCGCGCCGCGCAGCTCAGCCTCCGTTGCCCGGCAAGATCGCGGCCGCCGCGGGCCCGCGCCGCCCCGGTTCCACTTGCCCCTCGCCGTCAGCGGCCTCCTTTCACTTCCTGAGTCACTTAAAGCGGCAAGAGCCCTTTTCGGCGTTTTCCCGCGGGGCCgagcatctcccccccccccccccccggaaggAGAAGCTCCACCGCGGTCTCTCCCTCACTGAGCAGAAGGCGATGGGCCCCGCCTTCCCCACGCCCTCCCTGGAGGTGTCAACCTGCCCGAAAACCACTAGCCTGAGGTCCCTGCGGACTTAGGTCACTCTCGTGTCAACCTGTCCCCGCCCCCATTTCAGTCCTAGGATTCTGCAAGGGGCTAAGGCCCAAGGCTGTTTACCAGGCTGAGCCTGCTCTCCGGGGATTTCTACAAggatccccaccaccaccaaaagggCTGTGTTTCTTCTACTAGGCTCCGGGAGCCTCCGAGTCAGGCTGAGCAAACAGGCAACATTTTCCATCCAAAGCGACACCATGCATCGTGTTGTTTGCAGAGTCTATTTGCATTCCAGTCTCCTAGGGACTCACAATCGCTGGGTGGTAGCTGTGTCAGGAGAAGGGAGGTGCAGGGAGACCGTATTTATGAAGTGAGATTCCAGCCCCCAGTTACTAAGGGGTTGGTTCCCCCTGGATTCAAATCCGGCtccaagaaaatggaaaggagCTGATACCCGTTAAGCAAAATGCCCTAGACTCTGCTggatctttaggtggtgttttcAAGACTTGTTTTAGAACGTTATTCACAAAAATCCCTAAATCCTAAGGTCACCACTTAGTTTTGTAAGCATGAACAAATTTATtcacctttctgtttttctgctttaaaacgaaacaaacaaaaaaaaatgtgtaaagtaGAAATAATGATAATATCTACTTCATGGGGATGTGTGGATTAAATGTAAAGGAGTTTGCACTGTGGTGATCACtaagatttaattattatttttagcacAAATTGTAGTTAGTGCCCGACAATGACCCTTTGAAGATCATTCTGTATCTTAGGCATGTAAGACATTTTTGGCGGGCTGCTGGCAATGTAGACTTCCCCATCTCTACCCTCTGTTTGTCTCTCCAgtaacagaatatatatatatgtttgagagaggaaaagggacaTTTTGATCTAGTGAGGCAAAGAAGTGGGTTAGAAGAATGGAAGGTAAGTGGGCATGTgatgcacgcttttaatcccagcacttgggaggcagagaccagcgaatctctgagtttggggctagcaTTGAGGCTAGCACCGTCtacctggggggaggggaagttccaggacagccagggctacatagagccTATCTTTtaaaggagagggggcagggagcgaaggaaggagaaggaggtagGTGGCCTCTTGTTTTCTTTagataggaatgctgggatttccAGATCTCCACAAAAACATCAAGggatgtagattaataaaaattttaaataatgtttgaTGTCCCTTAAGATAGCGTATGTTTAGTCTCTGTGCAGCtgttgttaaatatatatttttagaaggtttggagatatgtgtgtgtgtgtgtgtgtgtgtgtgtgtgtgtgtgtgtgtttccagacagggtttctctgtgtagttttggtgcctgtcctggatctcacttggtagcccaggctggccttgaactcacagagatctgcctggctctgcctcctgagtgctgggattaaaggcatgcaccaccgtcgCCCGGCTTTggagactttgtttttgtttgtttgtttttaaacctcaGAACAATTCTATAGAATGCTGGGGAAAAAATAGGTTTGTTTTGTTCCAATTAAATTCTGTgcacatttttgttttccttcagttcATTTCTCTGGAAATTACTTCTATGTTTTCATTCAAAACAAAGATTGATACACCGCTCTGGAGAAAGAAATTGGCCAATGCCAACTCAAGCTTCAGCATCAGTAATTCTGTGAGTAGTGTTTGTTGCTCGgttctttctgtttccctcccccagatgaaaataaaactgtttaggCTTTAGTAACCCAATGGCATGGTTATTACAAAatctttgaaatgaaaataccttataaaaagtatttttgacTGTGCATTGTGGCATACACCTTTGGTTCCAGCtgcctggaaggctgaggcaggagaactgtgtATTTGAGTCCCACCTAGACAACTtaataagacactgtctcaaaacaaaattaagaaaaattgtaggaggtatagctcagtggtagagtacttattTAGCACATAAGAGGCCCGGGGTTCAATACTTGGTACCACAGCCCCCTGGCAAAAGGACATTTATAGATCCTAGAGTTTTTAACAGGAGGAAGTGACAACATGTTGTTATCATTATTGTCCTTGGTTCTTTTTAATTTCAACCTAACAAAACACGATGCTGTGAAATCCAATATGTGATACTTCACAATCTGTCTTTGAGCCTTCTGTGGAGAGAGACTTACAAGAAGAGTAAATGAAGTATTAAAAAGGGACTTCGTAAAGTTCTGGTGACCTAGTTAGTGGATTTGGTCAGATgcgcttctctgcttctctccagtGAAAGCAGAACCAGCCAGTTCTCCAAGCTTAGTAGTCTTCGGGAACATCTAGAGATAGCCTTGACATACTAACCTATTACTTCATGGAAAATTACCTTAAAATGTAGAACCTTGAGATAACAAACATCTGTTGTCTCGCTTAATTTCCATGAGTCATGAATCCTGGAGTGGCTTAACAGTGAGTGGATCAGGCTTAGAAATGTAAGCAAGGATATTGTCAGTACTACAGGCGTTTAAAGGCTAATCTGCAAATGTCATATTTGCTTGCAAGTGAGCTCGCTCACATAGCCATTGAAAGGAGGCTGCACTACTTTTTATAGGACTGTTTGACTGTCCTATTAAGAAAGCTGAATTTCCCCCAAAGCAAGAGAGAACATGGTGGAAGACATAATATCTTTTATAACCTAAGGCATCTATTGTTATTTCCAACATAGCCTGTTGGTCATAGAGATACTATTGTGCTGTCCAGCGTGGAAGATACTGACCAAGGGCATAAAGATTTGAGTTTTGGGAGCTTCTTGGCAGCAACCGTAGTCTGCCTTTTGGTCTCCAGTGATCTGTCTATCCCCCATAGGTAAACTGTTCTCACTTTGTTCCATAGTAGATGTCTCTTCCCATGATACCATCACTCCAGAGTCATGTCGTCTAAACTGACTGCAGATGTATATAAGTCTCCCAGgcataatgttttaaattaagcTTCTCAAGTATAGCTCTGTCCATCTTAACACCAGTGTTTCCTGGACCCCCAGATACATTTGCAGGATTGGCTCAATAGAATTGGAACAGACAGTCTGTTCCAACAGAAGAGAGGAAGCTCTGGGTGGCTACTGGTCCATCAGGATCCTTAAGCCCAGTTGCATACATCTTGGAATTTCTTTGGTTAGGGCTTTCAGGCCTATTCCTGTGTGGGAAGAACTTTCCACAGTTCTTGAGTTCGCCTGTTGGACTCTTAATTCTTTTCCCATTTAAAGTAATATATGtttaaaaggctggagagatagctct includes the following:
- the Trim44 gene encoding LOW QUALITY PROTEIN: tripartite motif-containing protein 44 (The sequence of the model RefSeq protein was modified relative to this genomic sequence to represent the inferred CDS: inserted 1 base in 1 codon); amino-acid sequence: MASGVGAACEELPXDGTCDECEPDEAPGAEEVCRDCGFCYCRRHADAHRQKFLSHRLAEYVHGAPAWAPAAAREDDGAAPEDAVEAKGEPEGEGEVESEVGEEESESEEEEDSGESEEEESETEEDSEDESEEESEEDSEEEMEDDQESEAEEDNQEGESEAEGETEAESEFDPEIEMEAERVAKRKCPDHGLDLSTYCQQDRQLICVLCPVIGAHRGHQLSTLDEAFEELRSKDSGGLKAAMIELVERLKFKSSDPKVTRDQMKVFIQQEFKKVQKVIADEEQKALHLVDIQEAMATAHVTEILADIQSHMDRLMTQMAQAKEQLDTSNESAEPKAEGEEEGPRLLGRERLAKSCFLLLNGASEEEDT